In Deltaproteobacteria bacterium, the sequence TCTGCTCGAGCAGCTCGACGGCGGTGGTGTGCTCGTGGACCGCAGGGTTGGCCGGGTTCTCGAACTGCTGCGGCGCGAACCAGCCGTGCTCGCGCGCGAGCCGGGCGGCGGTGTTGCGGAAGTTCTCGGGCGCCGACGGTGGTGCGTTGGGCACCACGATGACCTCCGCGCCGAGCAGGCGCAGCGACTCGCGCTTGTCGACCGACATCTTCTCGGGCAACACGCACACGAGTCGGTAGCCGCGGACCGCGGCCACCAACGCCAGGCCAACGCCGGTGTTGCCGGCCGTCGCCTCGACGATGGTCATGCCCGGGTGCAGCAGCCCCCGCGCCGCCGCGTCGTCGAGGATCGCCTTCGCCATCCGGTCTTTCACGCTGCCGCCGGGGTTGCAGTGCTCACACTTCGCGAGGATCGGCACCGGCAGCCCTGCGCCGATGTGCCGCAGCTGCACGAGCGGCGTGCCACCGATCGCCGAGAGCAGATCCACCGCGCGCGAGCATACCCCTTGCCGCACGCATCGGTGGCACACTGGACGCTCCGGTCACCTGCGCTGCTGCTCGAAAGGACCTGCCATGCGACGATCACTGCCCCCGCTGCTGCTCGCCCTGCTGCCGCTCGCCTGCGCGAGCGAGGACGGCAGTGATGCCGCCGACTCGACCGGTGATGGCGGCGCCGCGACGCTGACCGCGACCAGCACCGCGTCGACCACCGCGTCGACCACGGCGGGCACGACCGCGAGTACCACCGGCACCGGCGGCCCGAGCGATGGCTCGAGCGGAGCGACCTCCTCGAACGACGCCAGCTCCGATGGCGGCGGCAGCTCCGGGGGTGCCGCGACCAG encodes:
- a CDS encoding cysteine synthase family protein, with protein sequence MDLLSAIGGTPLVQLRHIGAGLPVPILAKCEHCNPGGSVKDRMAKAILDDAAARGLLHPGMTIVEATAGNTGVGLALVAAVRGYRLVCVLPEKMSVDKRESLRLLGAEVIVVPNAPPSAPENFRNTAARLAREHGWFAPQQFENPANPAVHEHTTAVELLEQTGGRIGAFVAGAGTGGTLTGVARALRRACPDAKIVLADPTGSALAQWIETGTLGPDGSYLVEGIGASVPPANLDRTLVHAAVSVDDADSFAMVRRLVREEGLLVGGSSGTNVAAAVTLARTMPLDGPVVTVLADGWDRYRSQAWMRGW